Proteins found in one Cheilinus undulatus linkage group 9, ASM1832078v1, whole genome shotgun sequence genomic segment:
- the idh2 gene encoding isocitrate dehydrogenase [NADP], mitochondrial, with protein sequence MAGYLKVLSSLSRSAAAFSRNPAVLAPAASCQTLPQRNYADKRIKVAQPVVEMDGDEMTRIIWEFIKEKLILNNVDVELKYYDLGLPYRDQTDDQVTIDSALATKKYNVAVKCATITPDEARVEEFSLKKMWKSPNGTIRNILGGTVFREPIICKNIPRLVPGWTQPITIGRHAFGDQYRATDFVVDQPGKFKIIFSPADGSAAKEWEVYDFPAGGCGMGMYNTDESITGFAHSCFQYAIGKKWPLYMSTKNTILKAYDGRFKDIFQDIFEKNYKPEFDKLKIWYEHRLIDDMVAQVLKSSGAFVWACKNYDGDVQSDILAQGFGSLGLMTSVLVCPDGKTIEAEAAHGTVTRHYREHQKGRPTSTNPIASIFAWTRGLEHRGKLDGNPDLIKFSQTLERVCVETVESGTMTKDLAGCIHGLSNVKLNEHYVNTTDFLDAIKTNLDKALGN encoded by the exons ATGGCTGGATATTTGAAAGTCCTCAGCTCTCTTTCGAGGTCCGCCGCCGCTTTTTCAAGAAACCCCGCGGTGCTCGCTCCGGCTGCCAGTTGCCAGACTTTGCCACAAAGAAACT ATGCCGACAAACGCATCAAAGTGGCTCAGCCGGTGGTGGAGATGGACGGAGACGAGATGACCAGGATCATCTGGGAGTTCATCAAAGAGAAG CTCATTCTGAACAATGTTGACGTCGAGCTGAAGTATTATGACCTGGGTCTGCCGTACCGTGACCAGACTGATGACCAGGTCACCATTGACTCCGCCCTGGCAACCAAGAAGTACAATGTGGCGGTTAAGTGTGCCACCATCACACCCGACGAAGCCAGAGTGGAAG AGTTCAGCCTGAAGAAGATGTGGAAGAGCCCCAACGGTACCATCAGGAACATCCTGGGCGGCACTGTCTTCCGCGAGCCAATCATCTGCAAGAACATTCCCAGGCTTGTTCCAGGCTGGACACAGCCAATCACCATTGGCAGACATGCCTTTGGTGATCAG TACAGAGCAACAGACTTTGTTGTTGACCAGCCTGGTAAATTCAAGATCATCTTCTCTCCTGCTGACGGTAGTGCAGCTAAGGAATGGGAGGTCTATGATTTCCCAGCTGGTGGCTGTGGAATGGGCATGTACAACACAGACGAG TCTATCACAGGCTTCGCACACAGCTGCTTCCAGTATGCTATCGGTAAAAAGTGGCCCCTGTACATGAGCACAAAGAACACCATCCTTAAGGCCTATGACGGCCGATTCAAAGACATTTTCCAGGATATCTTTGAAAa GAACTACAAGCCCGAGTTTGACAAACTGAAGATCTGGTATGAGCACAGGCTTATTGATGATATGGTCGCTCAGGTGCTGAAGTCTTCTGGAGCCTTCGTGTGGGCTTGCAAAAACTATGACGGAGATGTTCAGTCTGATATCCTCGCACAGG GTTTTGGCTCTCTGGGACTGATGACATCAGTTCTTGTGTGCCCTGATGGAAAGACTATTGAGGCTGAGGCTGCCCACGGCACTGTGACCAGGCATTATCGCGAGCACCAGAAG GGAAGGCCGACTAGCACCAACCCCATTGCCAGCATTTTCGCTTGGACCAGAGGCCTTGAACATCGTGGCAAACTTGATGGCAACCCTGACCTTATCAA GTTCTCCCAGACTTTGGAGAGGGTGTGTGTCGAGACTGTTGAGAGCGGTACAATGACCAAGGACCTCGCAGGCTGCATCCACGGCCTCTCTAA TGTCAAGCTGAACGAGCACTACGTCAATACCACAGACTTCCTTGACGCCATCAAGACAAATCTGGATAAAGCCCTTGGCAACTGA
- the znf710a gene encoding zinc finger protein 710a, which produces MRSLKHLKHHSRNNVEEESSRLVRTYPKMTEGQMDVGTQTEPVVVLSLAQAAVLGLISQNEIFGATIAPNGFYTGEPRECNPPPQEAMEYEYADQLIGANGDYLAEPAGEPEPQPHCSERRRPGPRGRTKRPRSDSELEGHPHIVPSPQAQVKGERLESDTPPSCIHKSHSKSEDPVTQQACLKEEQACGNCPSCVRDTSRPQTDGQPEQEQEVNTGREGERKEEELVVEEEEEEALNLKTSGENSSPLENRYYESNEVSYESSEMALPGEYEDNSQAMLWSDPEGLARRMQIDRLDINVQIDESYCVDVGEGLKRWKCRMCEKSYTSKYNLVTHILGHNGIKPHECLHCGKLFKQPSHLQTHLLTHQGTRPHKCTVCEKAFTQTSHLKRHMLQHSDVKPYSCRFCGRGFAYPSELRTHENKHENGQCHVCTQCGLEFPTYAHLKRHLTSHQGPTTYQCTECHKSFAYRSQLQNHLMKHQNVRPYVCPECGMEFVQIHHLRQHALTHKVLAAQTLAPKGMKEFKCDVCAREFTLSANLKRHMLIHASVRPFQCHVCFKTFVQKQTLKTHMIVHLPVKPFKCKVCGKSFNRMYNLLGHMHLHAGSKPFKCPYCTSKFNLKGNLSRHMKVKHGIMDTSIDGQEPQQDPEGQEDFEEESFDFSERENRANNNNTPDIAKVSQMEYYNTYGKGAGRFSTP; this is translated from the exons ATGAGATCCCTGAAACACCTCAAACATCACTCCAGGAACAATGTG GAGGAGGAGAGTAGCCGCTTGGTGCGGACATACCCCAAGATGACTGAGGGCCAAATGGATGTAGGCACACAGACGGAGCCTGTGGTGGTGCTATCTCTGGCTCAGGCTGCCGTTCTTGGACTCATCTCCCAGAATGAAATCTTTGGGGCCACCATAGCTCCTAATGGCTTTTACACAGGTGAGCCCAGAGAGTGCAACCCTCCGCCACAAGAGGCAATGGAGTACGAGTATGCGGACCAGCTAATAGGGGCAAATGGAGACTATCTGGCTGAGCCAGCAGGAGAGCCGGAGCCACAGCCCCACTGCAGCGAGAGAAGGCGACCTGGGCCTCGTGGGAGAACCAAGAGGCCCAGGAGTGACAGTGAACTGGAGGGTCACCCACACATAGTACCAAGTCCACAGGCTCAGGTTAAAGGTGAGCGTCTGGAGTCTGATACTCCTCCTTCCTGCATTCACAAATCTCACAGCAAGTCAGAGGATCCAGTCACTCAACAAGCTTGCCTGAAAGAGGAGCAGGCCTGTGGAAACTGTCCCTCATGTGTGCGAGACACATCCAGGCCGCAAACAGATGGACAGCCAGAACAGGAACAAGAAGTAAACACtggcagagaaggagagaggaaggaagaggagctggtggtggaggaagaggaggaggaggctctGAACCTCAAGACCAGCGGGGAGAACAGCAGTCCTCTGGAGAACCGCTACTATGAGTCAAATGAGGTGTCCTATGAATCCTCTGAGATGGCCCTGCCTGGAGAGTATGAGGACAACAGCCAGGCCATGCTGTGGTCAGACCCAGAGGGCCTTGCCAGGCGAATGCAGATCGACCGTCTGGACATCAACGTTCAGATTGATGAGTCTTACTGCGTAGACGTAGGAGAGGGTCTCAAACGCTGGAAGTGCCGCATGTGTGAAAAGTCATATACGTCCAAGTACAACCTCGTCACCCATATTCTGGGCCATAATGGAATTAAGCCGCATGAATGTCTACACTGTGGAAAGCTCTTCAAGCAGCCGAGCCATCTCCAGACTCACCTGCTCACCCACCAGGGAACCAGACCTCACAAGTGCACCGTTTGTGAGAAGGCCTTCACGCAGACCAGCCACCTGAAGAGGCACATGCTGCAGCATTCGGACGTCAAACCCTACAGCTGTCGCTTCTGTGGTCGAGGATTTGCCTACCCTAGCGAGCTGAGGACCCATGAGAATAAACACGAGAATGGTCAGTGCCACGTTTGCACCCAGTGCGGTCTGGAGTTTCCAACGTACGCGCACCTGAAGCGCCACTTGACCAGCCATCAGGGCCCAACCACATACCAGTGTACAGAGTGCCACAAGTCTTTTGCATACCGCAGCCAGCTACAGAACCACTTGATGAAGCACCAGAATGTACGGCCTTACGTTTGCCCTGAGTGCGGCATGGAGTTTGTCCAGATCCACCACCTTCGGCAGCATGCTCTCACTCACAAGGTACTGGCAGCGCAAACCCTCGCACCTAAG GGTATGAAAGAATTCAAGTGTGATGTCTGTGCCAGAGAGTTCACCCTGTCTGCCAACCTGAAGAGACACATGTTGATCCATGCCAGTGTGAGGCCTTTCCAGTGCCACGTCTGCTTCAAGACCTTTGTCCAGAAACAGACCCTCAAAACACACATGATTGTCCACCTGCCCGTCAAGCCTTTCAAATGCAAG GTGTGCGGAAAGTCTTTCAACAGAATGTACAACCTCCTCGGTCACATGCATCTCCATGCCGGCAGCAAGCCCTTCAAGTGCCCTTACTGCACCAGCAAGTTCAACTTGAAGGGCAACCTCAGCCGACACATGAAGGTCAAACATGGCATCATGGACACCTCAATAGACGGTCAAG AGCCCCAACAAGACCCAGAAGGCCAGGAGGACTTCGAAGAGGAgagctttgatttcagtgagcgAGAAAACCgggctaacaacaacaacactcCAGACATTGCTAAAGTCTCTCAAATGGAGTATTACAACACCTATGGAAAGGGCGCAGGGCGCTTCAGCACCCCATGA